A single genomic interval of Polaribacter vadi harbors:
- a CDS encoding DUF6168 family protein: MIKSIFLYFVTFSSLFLLSFFLHQYYLDVNEFVLPFSLQKVYLFHAGFSLLICVNFRLLANVDKVFPQLGFIYLGCLFFKIILFCVVFYESLFNDTILTKIAKISLILPMFIFLLTEAVFIAKILNKKD; encoded by the coding sequence ATGATTAAGAGCATTTTTCTTTATTTTGTAACATTCTCTTCACTTTTTTTGTTGAGTTTTTTTTTGCATCAATATTATCTTGATGTAAATGAGTTTGTATTGCCTTTTTCTTTACAAAAAGTATATCTGTTTCATGCTGGTTTTTCCTTGTTAATTTGTGTTAATTTTAGGCTGTTAGCAAATGTTGATAAAGTATTCCCTCAGCTTGGTTTTATCTACTTAGGATGTTTGTTTTTTAAAATTATACTTTTTTGCGTAGTCTTTTATGAGTCACTCTTTAACGATACTATTTTAACAAAAATCGCCAAAATTTCGTTGATTTTACCCATGTTTATTTTTTTATTAACAGAGGCTGTTTTCATCGCCAAAATTTTAAATAAAAAAGATTAA
- a CDS encoding SDR family NAD(P)-dependent oxidoreductase produces MIKTAFITGATSGIGKATAELFAKNNIRLILCGRRTERLEKLKQELSKLTEVTTLQFDVSKREEVLSTIKSLPENFKQIDILINNAGNAHGLSTIQDGDMDDWDAMLDINVKGLLYVSKAIIPQMTARNSGFIVNIGSIAAKEVYPNGNVYCASKHAVNALNKAMRIDLNKHNIRVSAIHPGAVETEFSDIRFKGDTEKAKTVYAGYKALQAEDIADIIHFVVTRPYHVNIEDLVVYPTAQATPTILNRDS; encoded by the coding sequence ATGATAAAAACAGCATTTATAACAGGCGCAACTTCAGGAATAGGAAAAGCAACAGCAGAACTTTTTGCAAAAAATAATATTCGGTTAATTCTTTGTGGTAGAAGAACAGAAAGACTAGAAAAATTAAAGCAAGAACTTAGTAAGCTTACAGAGGTAACTACTTTACAGTTTGATGTTTCTAAAAGAGAAGAAGTATTATCAACAATAAAATCGCTTCCAGAAAATTTTAAACAGATTGATATTTTAATCAATAATGCTGGGAATGCACATGGATTATCAACCATACAAGATGGAGATATGGATGATTGGGATGCTATGTTAGATATTAACGTAAAAGGATTGTTATATGTGTCAAAAGCAATTATTCCTCAAATGACTGCTAGAAATAGTGGCTTTATTGTGAATATTGGCTCTATTGCTGCAAAAGAAGTATATCCTAATGGAAATGTTTATTGTGCTTCAAAACACGCTGTAAACGCTTTAAATAAAGCTATGAGAATCGATTTGAACAAACATAATATTCGTGTTTCAGCAATACATCCTGGAGCTGTGGAAACTGAGTTTTCTGATATTCGTTTTAAAGGTGATACAGAAAAAGCAAAAACGGTTTACGCAGGCTATAAAGCTTTGCAAGCAGAAGATATTGCAGATATTATCCATTTTGTGGTTACAAGACCTTATCATGTAAATATCGAAGATTTAGTGGTGTATCCAACAGCACAAGCAACACCAACAATTTTAAATAGAGATTCTTAG
- a CDS encoding F0F1 ATP synthase subunit B encodes METLLNDFSPGLFFMQIVILIILLFLMAKFAWKPILKSLDERESGIEDALAAAENARKEMQNLQADNAKLIKEARAEREAMMKEAREISDKMIATAKEEAKEVTSTLIEKAQASIQQEKQSALAELKKNVAELSISIAESVIKKELSNKEDQLALVEGILKEVTLK; translated from the coding sequence ATGGAAACTTTATTAAACGATTTTTCACCAGGTTTGTTTTTTATGCAAATTGTTATCTTAATAATTTTATTATTTTTGATGGCAAAATTTGCTTGGAAACCAATTTTAAAGTCTTTAGATGAAAGAGAATCTGGTATCGAAGATGCTTTAGCAGCTGCAGAAAATGCACGTAAAGAAATGCAAAATTTACAAGCAGACAATGCAAAGTTAATAAAAGAAGCTAGAGCAGAAAGAGAAGCAATGATGAAAGAAGCTAGAGAAATCAGCGATAAAATGATTGCGACTGCTAAAGAAGAGGCAAAAGAAGTAACAAGCACTTTGATTGAAAAAGCTCAAGCTTCTATTCAACAAGAAAAGCAATCTGCATTAGCAGAATTAAAGAAGAATGTTGCAGAATTATCAATTAGTATTGCAGAATCTGTAATTAAAAAAGAATTATCTAATAAGGAAGATCAATTAGCTTTAGTTGAAGGAATCTTAAAAGAAGTTACTTTAAAATAA
- the atpA gene encoding F0F1 ATP synthase subunit alpha, with protein MASIKPAEVSAILKEQLTNFEAQASLSEVGTVLQVGDGIARVYGLSNVQYGELVEFENGLEGIVLNLEEDNAGVVLLGASTSVREGSTVKRTERIASLRAGEGIVGRVVDTLGSPIDGKGPIEGTTYEMPLERRAPGVIFREPVTEPLQTGIKAIDAMIPVGRGQRELIIGDRQTGKSTVALDTILNQKEFYDAGNPVYCIYVAIGQKASTVAAIANMLEDKGALAYTTIVAANASDPAAMQVYAPFAGAAIGEFFRDTGRPALIVFDDLSKQAVAYREISLLLRRPPGREAYPGDVFYLHSRLLERAAKVINDDKIASEMNDLPDSLKGIVKGGGSLTALPIIETQAGDVSAYIPTNVISITDGQIFLDGDLFNSGVRPAINVGISVSRVGGNAQIKSMKKVSGTLKLDQAQYRELEAFAKFGSDLDAATMNVISKGQRNVEILKQAQNDPFTVEDQIAIIYAGSKNLLKDVPVNQVRKFEKDYIDYLNAKHRDALDILKSGKLTDDVTATLTAAAAEISKHFN; from the coding sequence ATGGCAAGTATTAAACCAGCTGAAGTATCAGCAATTTTAAAAGAACAACTAACTAATTTTGAAGCTCAGGCTTCATTGAGTGAAGTAGGAACTGTGCTACAAGTGGGTGATGGTATTGCTCGTGTTTACGGTTTATCTAACGTACAATATGGTGAGTTAGTAGAATTCGAAAACGGGTTAGAAGGTATTGTTTTAAACTTGGAAGAAGATAATGCAGGTGTTGTATTATTAGGTGCTTCTACTTCTGTAAGAGAAGGTTCTACTGTAAAAAGAACAGAACGTATTGCTTCTTTAAGAGCAGGTGAAGGTATTGTTGGTAGAGTTGTAGATACTTTAGGAAGTCCTATAGATGGAAAAGGTCCTATTGAAGGAACTACGTATGAAATGCCATTAGAAAGAAGAGCACCAGGAGTTATCTTTAGAGAGCCAGTTACAGAACCATTACAAACTGGTATTAAAGCTATTGATGCTATGATTCCTGTTGGTAGAGGTCAGCGTGAGTTGATTATTGGAGACAGACAAACTGGTAAATCTACAGTTGCTTTAGATACTATTTTAAATCAGAAAGAATTTTACGATGCTGGTAATCCAGTATATTGTATATACGTAGCTATTGGTCAAAAAGCTTCTACAGTTGCAGCAATTGCAAACATGTTAGAAGATAAAGGAGCTTTAGCTTATACTACTATTGTAGCAGCAAACGCATCAGATCCTGCAGCAATGCAAGTATATGCACCATTTGCTGGAGCTGCAATTGGAGAATTTTTTAGAGATACAGGTAGACCAGCTTTAATTGTTTTTGATGATTTATCAAAACAAGCAGTTGCATACCGTGAAATTTCTTTATTATTAAGAAGACCTCCAGGACGTGAGGCATATCCAGGAGATGTATTTTATTTACACTCAAGATTATTAGAAAGAGCTGCAAAAGTTATTAATGATGACAAAATTGCTAGTGAAATGAACGATTTACCAGATTCTTTAAAAGGAATTGTAAAAGGTGGAGGTTCTTTAACTGCATTGCCAATTATTGAAACACAAGCAGGAGATGTATCCGCATATATTCCAACAAACGTAATTTCGATTACTGATGGACAAATTTTCTTAGATGGAGATTTATTTAACTCAGGAGTAAGACCAGCAATTAACGTAGGTATTTCTGTATCTAGAGTTGGTGGTAATGCACAGATTAAATCAATGAAAAAAGTATCTGGTACTTTAAAATTAGATCAAGCTCAATATCGTGAATTAGAAGCGTTTGCAAAGTTTGGTTCTGATTTAGATGCAGCTACAATGAATGTAATTTCTAAAGGACAAAGAAACGTTGAAATCTTAAAGCAAGCACAAAACGATCCTTTTACAGTAGAAGATCAAATTGCAATTATATATGCAGGTTCTAAAAACTTGTTAAAAGATGTACCTGTAAATCAAGTTAGAAAATTTGAGAAAGATTACATCGATTATTTAAACGCAAAGCATAGAGATGCCTTAGATATTTTAAAATCTGGTAAATTAACAGACGATGTTACAGCTACATTAACAGCTGCAGCTGCAGAAATTTCTAAGCATTTTAATTAG
- a CDS encoding RNA polymerase sigma factor: protein MSKEINFLVIESKNGNQKAQIKLYDLHCNAMFAISCRYLKNNEEAKDVMQDGFLKAFLNLKNYVDGTNFSSWLKMIIINTCIDALKKKKLETISLEKYPLEISNDDAWNFDSKISKQQIIEAIEKLDLKYQLVIKLYLMEGYDHQEIAAILKIPVKTSRTHLRRGKLALRNLLKVEKYGT, encoded by the coding sequence ATGTCTAAAGAAATTAACTTTTTAGTTATCGAAAGTAAAAATGGCAACCAAAAGGCACAAATAAAATTGTACGATTTGCATTGCAATGCCATGTTTGCTATTTCTTGTAGATATTTAAAAAATAATGAAGAAGCTAAAGATGTAATGCAAGATGGTTTTTTAAAAGCATTTTTAAATTTAAAGAACTATGTTGATGGTACCAATTTTAGTAGTTGGTTAAAAATGATCATCATTAATACCTGTATTGATGCTTTAAAAAAGAAAAAATTAGAAACGATTTCTTTAGAGAAATATCCGTTAGAAATTTCTAATGATGATGCTTGGAATTTCGATTCAAAAATTAGCAAACAACAAATTATTGAAGCAATTGAAAAACTAGATTTAAAATATCAATTGGTTATAAAATTGTATTTGATGGAAGGTTATGATCATCAAGAAATAGCTGCTATTTTAAAAATACCAGTAAAAACATCGAGAACCCATTTAAGAAGAGGAAAATTAGCTTTGAGAAACCTTTTAAAAGTAGAAAAATATGGAACGTGA
- the amaB gene encoding L-piperidine-6-carboxylate dehydrogenase codes for MDNFGIAKALKDLGIKDINNGTSTGQDNFSNGEIIESFSPVDGKLIGKVKTTSKEDYDKVMEKATNAFTVWRDKPAPQRGEIVRQFGNKLRDLKEPLGKLVSYEMGKSLQEGYGEVQEMIDICDFAVGLSRQLNGQTIPSERPGHVMREQWHPIGVVGIISAFNFPVAVWAWNTALAWICGDVCVWKGSEKAPLCTIACQNIIAAILKENNLPEGISSIINGDYKVGEMMTKDTRIPLVSATGSTRMGRIVGAKVAERFGKSLLELGGNNAIIITPTADLKVVVPGAVFGAVGTCGQRCTSTRRLIIHESVYDKVRDAIVGAYKQIKIGNPLDENNHVGPLIDHDSVNTYLAAIEKAKAEGGNVLVEGGVLEGKGYESGCYVKPAIIEAENHFEIVQHETFAPILYLMKYAGEVENAIAKQNGVAQGLSSAIMTNELKEAEKFLSYAGSDCGIANVNIGTSGAEIGGAFGGEKETGGGRESGSDAWKVYMRRQTNTINYSDELPLAQGIKFDL; via the coding sequence ATGGATAATTTCGGAATAGCAAAAGCGCTAAAAGATTTAGGAATTAAAGATATAAATAACGGAACTTCTACAGGACAAGATAATTTTTCTAACGGAGAAATTATTGAGAGTTTTTCTCCTGTGGATGGAAAACTAATAGGAAAAGTAAAAACTACAAGCAAAGAAGATTACGATAAAGTAATGGAAAAAGCTACCAACGCTTTTACTGTTTGGAGAGATAAACCTGCTCCACAAAGAGGCGAAATTGTACGCCAATTTGGTAATAAATTAAGAGATTTAAAAGAACCTTTAGGAAAATTGGTTTCTTATGAAATGGGAAAATCTTTACAAGAAGGTTATGGGGAAGTACAAGAAATGATTGATATCTGCGATTTTGCTGTGGGTTTATCTCGCCAGTTAAATGGACAAACGATTCCTTCTGAAAGACCAGGTCATGTAATGAGAGAACAATGGCACCCAATTGGTGTTGTTGGTATTATTTCTGCCTTTAATTTTCCTGTGGCTGTTTGGGCTTGGAACACAGCTTTAGCTTGGATTTGTGGTGATGTTTGTGTGTGGAAAGGCTCTGAAAAAGCACCTTTATGCACAATTGCTTGCCAAAATATTATAGCAGCAATTTTAAAAGAAAATAATTTACCAGAAGGAATTTCATCAATTATTAATGGTGATTATAAAGTTGGTGAAATGATGACAAAAGACACCAGAATCCCCTTAGTTTCTGCAACAGGTTCTACAAGAATGGGTAGAATTGTAGGCGCAAAAGTTGCTGAACGTTTTGGAAAATCTTTATTAGAATTAGGTGGAAATAATGCCATTATTATTACACCAACTGCAGATTTAAAAGTTGTAGTTCCTGGAGCTGTATTTGGTGCTGTTGGTACTTGTGGACAAAGATGCACATCCACCAGAAGATTAATTATTCACGAATCTGTTTATGATAAAGTAAGAGACGCAATTGTGGGTGCTTACAAACAAATAAAAATTGGGAATCCTTTAGATGAAAATAATCATGTTGGCCCATTAATTGACCATGATTCTGTAAATACCTATTTAGCTGCTATTGAAAAAGCGAAAGCTGAAGGTGGAAATGTTTTGGTTGAAGGTGGAGTTTTAGAAGGAAAAGGATATGAATCTGGTTGCTACGTAAAACCTGCAATTATTGAAGCTGAAAATCATTTTGAAATTGTACAACATGAAACTTTTGCACCTATTTTATATTTGATGAAATATGCTGGAGAAGTAGAAAATGCCATCGCAAAACAAAATGGTGTTGCACAAGGTTTATCATCTGCAATTATGACAAATGAATTGAAAGAAGCAGAAAAATTCTTGTCTTATGCTGGTTCAGATTGTGGAATTGCCAATGTAAATATCGGAACTTCTGGTGCAGAAATTGGTGGTGCTTTTGGTGGCGAAAAAGAAACTGGTGGTGGACGTGAATCTGGTTCTGATGCTTGGAAAGTATATATGAGAAGACAAACAAACACCATTAATTATTCAGACGAATTACCTTTAGCACAAGGAATTAAGTTTGACCTTTAA
- a CDS encoding ATP-binding protein, whose protein sequence is MINKRLLIKNLLSHNDENSFYDKKQKLSLDSKDGKAKFLKHICALSNSNPANNSYIVIGIEDVENKIIGVDFFDDSKIQNLVNAYLNNPPKIEYENVPFPSLPRHKVIGLVTIHPNNLITSLLKNAWKYKRKTIFYRRGSNSMPFLGEGFELRNTNKEIVESIEKNARNNIELTLNGVFDFINNHKPEYNPQYKVFNEQFVLCWAGEKKIIQHQEFFSRVDIELINEQVRLFFSALDEVQISYNKHSFIITEYILLGIEKEETHYPLEKTIINFKNNGKHHIVKEFLFQPPKYNATIINHIYTNCNKIVSKITSDTPLSVSEHEDVFRLPTNYLLCYLNGFLEASELLKKAKNYIKNLQDKTTYVNYKEVMRVIRKVKYN, encoded by the coding sequence ATGATCAACAAACGCTTACTTATCAAAAATCTACTATCTCATAATGATGAGAATAGTTTTTATGATAAAAAGCAAAAATTATCCTTAGATTCTAAGGATGGAAAAGCCAAGTTTTTAAAACATATTTGTGCGCTTTCAAATTCAAATCCCGCCAATAATTCTTATATAGTTATTGGTATTGAAGACGTAGAAAATAAAATAATTGGAGTTGATTTTTTTGATGACAGCAAAATTCAAAACTTAGTAAATGCATATTTAAATAATCCTCCAAAAATTGAATATGAAAACGTGCCTTTTCCAAGTTTACCACGTCATAAAGTGATTGGTTTGGTTACTATTCATCCTAACAATCTAATTACATCTCTTTTAAAAAATGCTTGGAAATATAAACGAAAAACCATTTTTTACAGAAGAGGAAGCAACTCTATGCCTTTTTTAGGAGAAGGTTTCGAATTGAGAAATACTAATAAAGAAATTGTTGAATCTATTGAGAAAAATGCTAGAAATAATATTGAACTCACTCTAAATGGTGTGTTTGATTTTATAAATAATCACAAACCAGAATACAACCCTCAATACAAAGTTTTTAATGAACAATTTGTATTGTGTTGGGCAGGTGAAAAGAAAATAATACAACATCAAGAATTTTTTTCTAGAGTAGATATTGAGTTAATTAACGAACAAGTTCGATTATTTTTTTCTGCTTTAGACGAAGTTCAAATTAGTTATAATAAACATTCTTTTATAATTACAGAATATATTTTACTGGGTATTGAAAAAGAAGAAACGCATTATCCATTAGAAAAAACCATCATCAACTTTAAGAATAATGGGAAACATCATATTGTAAAAGAGTTCTTGTTTCAGCCACCTAAATATAATGCTACTATCATTAATCATATATACACAAATTGTAACAAAATAGTTTCTAAAATTACTAGTGATACTCCACTTTCAGTTAGTGAACATGAAGATGTTTTTAGATTGCCTACCAACTATTTATTGTGTTATTTAAATGGGTTTTTAGAGGCTTCAGAGTTGCTTAAAAAAGCAAAAAACTATATTAAAAATTTGCAGGATAAAACTACCTACGTAAATTACAAAGAGGTTATGAGAGTAATTCGAAAAGTAAAATATAATTAA
- the atpG gene encoding ATP synthase F1 subunit gamma, with translation MANLKEIRNRITSIKSTMQITSAMKMVSAAKLKKAQDAIVAMRPYSSKLTELLQNLSATLDSDSGGDYSVQREVNKVLLVVVTSNRGLCGGFNSSITKTVTRTIAEKYADKQVDLFAIGKKGGDVLSKTRKVVENRNDIYDDLNFDNVAEIAEHLMDLYVSGSYDKIELVYNQFKNAATQLPQVEQFLPIKPIEGGDVNANSDYIFEPTKEEIVLALIPKSLKTQLYKAIRDSFASEHGARMTAMHKATDNAKDLRDDLLLTYNKARQAAITNEILEIVGGAEALKN, from the coding sequence ATGGCAAATTTAAAAGAAATACGTAACAGAATTACCTCAATTAAATCTACAATGCAGATTACTTCTGCAATGAAGATGGTTTCTGCTGCAAAATTGAAAAAGGCACAAGATGCAATTGTTGCAATGCGTCCTTATTCATCTAAATTAACAGAACTATTACAGAATTTAAGTGCAACTTTAGATAGCGATTCTGGTGGAGATTATTCTGTACAAAGAGAAGTAAATAAAGTATTGTTAGTTGTTGTAACTTCTAATAGAGGTTTGTGTGGTGGTTTTAACTCATCAATAACTAAAACTGTTACAAGAACAATTGCAGAGAAATATGCTGATAAACAAGTAGATTTATTCGCAATTGGTAAAAAAGGAGGCGATGTTTTATCTAAAACTCGTAAAGTTGTAGAAAACAGAAATGATATTTACGACGATTTAAATTTTGATAATGTTGCAGAAATAGCTGAGCATTTAATGGATTTATATGTTTCTGGAAGCTATGATAAAATTGAATTGGTGTACAATCAATTTAAAAATGCTGCAACTCAATTGCCACAAGTAGAACAGTTTTTGCCAATAAAACCTATTGAAGGTGGAGATGTAAATGCAAACTCTGATTATATTTTTGAGCCAACTAAAGAAGAAATTGTTTTAGCATTAATTCCAAAGTCATTAAAAACACAATTGTACAAAGCAATTAGAGATAGTTTTGCTTCTGAACATGGTGCAAGAATGACTGCAATGCACAAAGCAACTGATAATGCTAAAGATTTACGTGACGATTTATTGTTAACGTATAACAAAGCAAGACAAGCTGCAATTACGAATGAAATACTTGAGATTGTAGGTGGTGCTGAAGCATTGAAAAATTAA
- the atpB gene encoding F0F1 ATP synthase subunit A, protein MEIAQKSIKFLTIAIIALFSATIFASEIDKETGHQNDDGRVNTGEEVKAYIQHHLKDSHDFSFFSYTSDEGERKHFGFPLPVILWTSEGLVTFMSSEFHHNDDGHVIVDKKGLKFAKIHSKIYELENGATSVSFDETHHATNAAKVLDFSITKSVVGILFAGFLMLLAFSKLAKQYKTRQIPKGFSRVLEPLVIYVRDEIAKPNIGEKKYKKFMGFLLTVFFFIWILNLLGLTPLGFNVTGQIAVTVGLALFTMVIYMFNGSKDFWAHTLWMPGVPYVLRPILAVIELAGFILIKPFSLLVRLFANITAGHFVVMSLIALMVTMKEAFGPVASTGMSLVLALFIMVIEILVAFLQAFIFTMLSSLFIGMAVEEHEHH, encoded by the coding sequence ATGGAGATTGCACAAAAATCAATCAAATTTCTTACAATAGCGATAATAGCACTTTTTTCTGCTACAATTTTTGCTTCGGAAATAGATAAAGAAACAGGTCATCAAAATGATGATGGTCGAGTTAATACTGGTGAAGAGGTAAAAGCTTACATTCAGCATCACCTTAAGGATTCTCACGATTTTTCGTTTTTTTCTTATACTTCAGATGAGGGTGAAAGAAAACACTTTGGTTTTCCATTACCAGTTATTTTATGGACAAGCGAAGGTTTGGTGACTTTTATGTCATCAGAATTTCATCATAATGATGATGGCCATGTAATTGTTGATAAAAAAGGATTAAAGTTTGCTAAAATTCATTCTAAAATTTACGAATTAGAAAACGGAGCAACTTCTGTTTCTTTTGATGAAACACATCATGCAACAAATGCAGCTAAAGTTTTAGATTTCTCAATCACTAAAAGTGTTGTAGGTATTTTATTTGCTGGTTTTTTAATGCTTTTAGCTTTTTCTAAATTAGCAAAACAATACAAAACTAGACAAATACCAAAAGGATTTAGTAGAGTTTTAGAGCCTTTGGTGATTTATGTTAGAGACGAAATAGCAAAACCAAATATTGGAGAGAAAAAATATAAAAAGTTTATGGGCTTTTTATTAACTGTATTTTTCTTTATCTGGATTTTGAATTTATTAGGCTTAACTCCATTAGGGTTTAACGTAACTGGGCAAATTGCAGTAACTGTAGGTTTAGCGTTGTTTACAATGGTAATTTATATGTTTAATGGTAGCAAAGATTTCTGGGCACATACATTATGGATGCCAGGAGTTCCATATGTATTAAGACCAATATTAGCAGTAATAGAATTAGCAGGTTTTATTTTAATTAAACCATTTTCATTATTGGTGCGTTTATTTGCAAACATCACAGCAGGTCACTTTGTTGTAATGAGTTTAATTGCATTAATGGTAACAATGAAAGAGGCTTTTGGGCCAGTAGCCTCTACAGGGATGTCTTTAGTGTTGGCATTATTTATAATGGTTATTGAAATTTTAGTAGCATTTTTACAAGCATTTATTTTTACGATGTTATCATCGTTATTTATTGGAATGGCTGTAGAAGAGCATGAGCATCATTAA
- the atpH gene encoding ATP synthase F1 subunit delta: MKDARAALRYAKAILNLAKDSKDESAVNLDMQLIASTIAENKELAVALQSPIIKSGDKMNVLKAMFATKVNNITLGLFNLLQENKRIPMLGSIAKQYTLIYDFYKHIQVAKVTTAVPISPEIEAQVLAKILALTGEKANLENEVNPAILGGFILRVGDVQYDASISNHLNELKKEFDNSHYISKL; encoded by the coding sequence ATGAAAGACGCAAGAGCAGCATTACGTTACGCTAAAGCAATTTTAAATCTTGCAAAAGATTCTAAAGATGAATCTGCTGTTAATTTAGATATGCAGTTAATTGCTTCAACAATTGCAGAAAATAAAGAATTAGCAGTTGCTTTACAAAGTCCTATAATTAAATCTGGTGATAAGATGAATGTCTTAAAAGCCATGTTTGCAACCAAAGTAAATAATATTACTTTAGGATTATTTAATTTATTGCAAGAAAATAAAAGAATCCCAATGTTAGGGTCTATTGCAAAACAATATACGCTAATCTATGATTTTTATAAACATATACAAGTAGCTAAAGTTACAACTGCTGTGCCTATTTCACCAGAAATTGAAGCGCAAGTTTTAGCTAAAATTTTAGCTTTAACAGGCGAAAAAGCTAATTTAGAAAATGAAGTAAATCCTGCAATTTTAGGAGGTTTTATTTTACGTGTTGGAGATGTGCAGTATGATGCAAGTATTTCTAACCATTTAAACGAATTAAAAAAGGAATTTGACAATAGTCATTATATTTCAAAACTATAA
- the atpE gene encoding ATP synthase F0 subunit C → MYNLIGAGLIVIGGGIGLGQIGGKAMEGIARQPEASGKIQTAMIIIGALLEGLAFGALILGK, encoded by the coding sequence ATGTACAATTTAATTGGAGCAGGATTAATCGTAATCGGAGGTGGTATTGGATTAGGTCAAATTGGTGGTAAAGCAATGGAAGGTATTGCTCGTCAACCAGAAGCATCTGGAAAAATTCAAACAGCGATGATCATCATTGGTGCCTTATTAGAAGGATTAGCATTTGGTGCATTAATCTTAGGGAAATAA
- a CDS encoding AtpZ/AtpI family protein, producing MEKNQKKKETKKPLNKAIQLSGAGLQMGLTIYLGFLLGEWLDVKFETTYLEQTVTLVAIFISIYLLIRQAKKIND from the coding sequence ATGGAAAAAAATCAAAAAAAGAAGGAGACAAAAAAGCCTTTAAATAAAGCCATTCAACTTTCTGGGGCTGGCTTGCAAATGGGACTAACAATTTATCTTGGTTTTTTGTTAGGAGAATGGTTAGATGTTAAATTTGAAACTACTTATTTAGAGCAAACAGTTACACTTGTCGCGATTTTTATATCAATTTATTTACTAATAAGACAAGCGAAAAAAATTAATGATTAA
- a CDS encoding bactofilin family protein yields the protein MSEKQKEETSKNKKPRKMERNVIAKNTTIKGEIISDGDYRIDGVLEGDLKTKGRVIIGSGGVVDGTVEASNTDIEGTFSGKLIVEKILTVKAIAKISGEVVVGKLSIEPGAAFNASCTMKAIVKEVHKEDGKKSKKEGDKKAFK from the coding sequence ATGTCAGAAAAGCAGAAAGAAGAAACTTCTAAAAACAAGAAGCCAAGAAAAATGGAAAGAAATGTAATTGCAAAAAACACAACCATAAAAGGAGAAATAATTTCTGATGGAGATTACAGAATTGATGGTGTTTTAGAAGGAGATTTAAAAACAAAAGGAAGAGTTATTATTGGTTCTGGAGGCGTTGTAGACGGAACTGTAGAAGCTTCAAATACAGATATTGAAGGTACGTTTTCTGGAAAATTAATTGTAGAAAAAATTTTAACAGTAAAAGCAATAGCAAAAATTTCTGGAGAAGTTGTAGTTGGTAAATTATCTATAGAGCCAGGAGCAGCTTTTAATGCTTCTTGCACTATGAAAGCTATTGTAAAAGAAGTACATAAAGAAGATGGAAAAAAATCAAAAAAAGAAGGAGACAAAAAAGCCTTTAAATAA